The DNA region AAATCAGGCTATCTACTATGATGTAACCAAAATCTAATAGATGTATAGAAAGAATTCTTTAGAAGATGTATCATCTGCAAATGCATTTCTGTTTCTATATATAGTGTGTTTGGGCCTGCAAATGTGAGTCTCATAATCACTTCTTGGGATAAGCTACAAACGGTAGTTTGGGATTACCACGCTTTCTATAGTATAACGTTTGCATTTTTGTTTGAATGTTGAtctttacttattttttttttttgaaagagttgATCTTTACTTGATTTCTATGATCTTGTTTATCTGTTTGTGTGGGGCCGGCTCCACTTCATTCCTGTATCATAGTTTATTTACTGATTATTAATTCTAaagtattactccctccgttccaatttgtttgttgttttagcttttgctagaaatttcaaaatagttgttgttttatatatttaatgcattttttctcattttcttccctCTATACCCTTGTTGAATAATTAATTCAAAGTTTCTCAATAAACCAACCTACCACTTAAATTAACTATCCCCACTATCTCTATTAATTACTATCCTTATTTACGAAAATGTAAGTCATTATTCTGGTCAAGTTTCTCTCATGTAGTAGTAACTCAAATTTTGAAttcacattctctctcttatATTTTCAATGGAGAAGATGTGAAATTAGTAGTGTGAGTGTGGAAAATGAGGAAGGAATGATTGacatgaatgaaaataaataggggtattttggtgaaaatattaatttaatgattagctcttaaactatgtgcaaatgctaaaacaacaaacaaattggaacggagggagtatatggtGTGTTATTGTCGAAGATAATGATAACTTGCAATTATGATGATTCTCAGtttcaaacttatttaagtATAAGATCCAATAAATTCTTTGTTATTTAACCTCCCATTACAATAACTACAAACAGCTTTGTCCTGCAATTTCATTTGTCTGCTTAGATCTGGGACCATTATTTTTAAACGGCAAAGATGTGAGGAATATCTTCTACTACATCTTAAAATAATGAAACGCGCTTGATGTATCTTTTGATGGAGGCAGATCGCAGTTGTTCACGAGTTCATTTCATTGTGTcagtggaggtaggcagggaGTTATTTTTAATGACAATGATTCCTGACTATCATTTTCTTCCGTTATTTGTAACTTAGCATGTGTACTTTTTTATCATCAATATGTATTATTTAACAATTAATTGCTAGCATGTGAATAACTTAATATACAATTATACATCGTCAACTAAATTTCTATATCAACCGACAACTAGTGCAAAAGTTGAATAGACAAATTGTGATATGAATATGCTGGTGGTGTTCATACTCCTCTTATGGGTGTGTTTATCTTTGTCATGGAAATAAAATAAACCTTAGgaagttcaattttttttcttcatcgtctCATCAAAACAAGTTATGTGAACCACCTATAACATGTTTGGCCATCTTTATCCCCTCAATTAATTATGATACCCAAAAAGGAGATTGAGGATTGGGGGAAGCGAGGGACCGTATATTCCACAAACTGCCCTTGGTGGCTAAGTAAGTTCGTTGAGTGTGACTTTGACATTGAACATTTCTTCCCAGCAAAGGAAACTTATGAAAAGAAAAAGCGTGAGCTTCATAGCTTAAAGAAAAATCAGCTGCAACGATCTTTTGGCCTAGCCTTTAACCGAAAAAAGGCACTGCCCACAGATAATAAATCATGGCAAACCACAAAAGAGATTCATATGGCTCACAGTTAAAAACAACTTAAAGAAGCACATACAGATCAATCACTAACACAATTTTCACATCGACAACAAGACATAATCTTTTTGAGAAAAAATGATTCGTCTCTAGTCCTTACTAACTAAGTCAATATGTGTTGGTGTCTCAACATTTTCAGGCAACAAGTAATCTAAGCTCTAAAACATGGCTTTTATAATTGTGACCACCGTACATGATTCAAACATTTGCGCATATACTAACATTATATTCTTTAATAAGTGATTTTCACCTTACTATAGTATAGTGGGAGTTTCTTAGCAAGATTTTCActatatattcccaaataaaagtaaaacaaGAGAATATTGGGACCTTAAATTGACGAATGCTTCACAAGCTGGCATTTGTAAATTAGTTGAGTCGTAATTGCACTGCATGTCATAACAAATAAAGACGCGTAATTATTAAAGTTAGGTCTATCATCTACCCGAATAAAACGAAATTAAATTATGGGATAAAGCTAGCTAGGGGAGGACAAGCTAAAAAGATGGCTCTTGatttcaacaaaaataaaaaacaatcatAAAGTTGTTACCAACTTGCCGAGACTTCTGGTAGATCTAGTAATCGACCATAACATACTCTAAGAGTATCTCCAATGGAGTCTTTATTTTgggatcttaaaataagatctggatcttattagatctcaccattggagctatcctacgtggcatgagatcttagtttttgctaagatccgtgccttaactcaggtactctcaaatgtgagatcttaaataaaataatattttttttctctctccttcaatacaagaaccaaagtgaaaaatagggagagaaataaataatataaatatattgagtACTGTGGGTccagtcaaaagtaaaataagatttcaaccactagagtgaaatgtgcatagggactttatgagtgtcttaaatcctatgtggcaatctggacccacaaaaagtgagttaagtctcaaaataagatctcaccattggagatgctctaattgTTCTAATACGTCTATTCCTATGTAATTGTCTAGTGATAGATGGTATACACACGTTAAACAGTGCAATTAAATAAGAACGGAGATAGTAAAAGAGCGCTTGTAAAAGTTAACCCATTCTGAATTACACGTTCTGAATTACAGGACCCCCTATTTTAGGAAATTGTTATTCggattttacaatttttttacttattttcaaaaagtttatttgttttcttattttacCTTTAAAATGTGTTTTATTAATTGTTCATACAAGAGTACTATTATGAAAAATGTCATTTAATTCTCACCTAAGAACACAAATAtataagaataattttttttcactaaGGAACATAGGAGGTAGCATTTTTCTTAATCCCAAtaggttttttgtttttttccatCTAGCTTTAGTAACTAAATAGAACAAAGTTTACAGAAAATAACTAGAATACAAATAGGAATGCATCACCTCGTCGGTGCTTTACCCATTCTAGCAATGTTTTGTAATTGTCAAGGTAAAACCCAAAGACGCACGACAAGACAAAACAAGtaggtcttatatttataagcaataaaaaaaaattcacatagtttaagaaatgtagttaaactagataaaatgcattaaatttgtcttaaattaaaatgaacttccaaaactaccctttgttattagtgttggaaagtggaaaagagagagaataattaatgagacacattttacaagttagaattaataagggcatcattggaaaaattaattaatatagctcaaactttcatttggttcttataaaaaagaccaagatttttcttctctttcatgcttataaataggaccagaGGGAGTACTATATTGACAAAAACATCACCAATATAGAATTAATAATAAGAGTTTCAAGGAAATAATGGTGGTAATAAATTTAATCTCAGTCCATGACAGGCccaaaaaaagaaactaaatgatACAAGAATATCGATCGTAGCAACAGCAGTAATAATAGTGTCTCTTCTCTAGAACATCAAAACAGCCAAGCCCAAAGCTAAGCTTCCTACCACCATCTTCAAGTACCTGATGGTCTCTGCTCCACTCTGTAACATAGAAAACCACAGAATTTTCAGATCACACTATCAATTCAATTAAATTTTGAACTATACTAGTAATGTGCTCAATTAATTTTTCACCTATATTACTATATTAGTATTAAACTATTAATAATTTGCTCTGTCACAACAAACACATAATCAACAATTACGATGGCCAGCAAGATATACATTATTACCATAGCCAcaccacaacaaacaacatttAAGTTCAATGAAAAATGGAATCTGTCACTCCCAATTTCAGCTAAAACAAGAAAAAACCTAAATTAAGTAAACTAAGTGTGTTTGATTTTCCAGTGACACAATTTACTTCTCAAGTACCGTTAAACTTAATGCGTCAAATTCTAATAACTCCGTTGTTACATTGAGATATGTAAATCACATTTGCATTTTATCAAACTTAAAATATCTCAATGTCTCACCATGCCATTTCTCAGATCTAAGACAACATTAGTAAATTCCAGATCTAGTGTGAATAGTACGAAAAGCAAAAGATTAAAAAGcatgaagaggaagaaaatgaagatgtaCCTCGTCGGCAGCAACCGCTGTTGGACCAGGAGATAATGCGTCGTCAGGTCCCGGAGCTCCAACCGGAGGTGCGGGAGGGCCTAGCAACGGTGAAGGAGCCGGTGCACCGTGCTTCTTTCccttcttcaccttcttctttgaCTTGCTCGGAGCCGGAGCAGGGACCTCAGCGGTCGGTGTCACAGCAGGGGCGGGAGTTGTCGGCGCCGGTGCAGGAGGAGAGCTCACCGGAACAGGAGCAGGTGGAGAGGCAACAGGAACTGGTGCCGGTGGTGGAGAGCTCACCGGAACAGCCGCCGGAGGTGTGGATGCCGGAGCTTTGGCCACCGGAGCTGGTGCAGCGGCGGCCTTAGACGGAGGTGAAGCTAGGGGAGCTGATACAGGGGTTACGGTTGCAGCATTGGGAGAAGAAGCTGGTGAAGCTGGTGATGAAGGTTTTGGAGAAGCAACCGGTGCTGGTGTTGTTGGTTTTGGCTGTGTGGAAGGGGCTGTAGCAGGAGGAGTGGTGGTGACGGCTGGAGTGGTGGTCGGCGAGGCTGCAGGAGACTGGCCTCCGACGCCGGCAACGACAATGCAGATCAAAGCGAGGGAGAGCACAGAGTTCCGATCCATTTTTGGTTGAGAGTGAGATTGGTGGTTTGTGAAGTGTTGCAGAGAGATTTATAAAGAAAAATCCTCTGTGGTTTGATGTGTGTCAGAACATGATTGATCGAACGGGTGTTATTTGATCTGGTGAGAAGTGGGTCCCAGGGTGGGTTGGGCCAGGACTAGCCGTTGGATCAACGGGGTAAAGAAGCTTCGCCATTTGGGGCCCACGGTGGAAGGAAACAAACCCAGTCTGGAGTGGGCCCATTAGGGGTATGCATGTGACAACCATGAATTTGATTTGATTAGGAAGGGACATAGCATAGGCATAAATCACAGGATGACACCTTACCCAATGTGCTTCGGTCTCCTTTTGGGTGTGAAAAAATGGGTAACCATATATTCACGTCTCACTTACTCTCATCTCATTTctacaaatttttgtttttctatctctttATTCATTTTCTGTGAAATCATAAATCATGCATATAACTCATTTCTCTCATTTATCTTCCTATTTGCATAATGTGGATGTGGAAATTGAATATCTACACAACATTATTCGAtaaaattaagatttttttttgctatCATAAAATTTAGAGTAAGGGCATAATGTCCGGTCTAAGATAGAGAAAATTGTTGGATTCGAATAACACTTATAAACGACTTACATTTATCTCATTCTAATGAcacttgagagattcaaacctGCGACCTGTCAGGTACGACTCATGTTATGTTCACTAAACAACTTAAGGTTTAtaaattttacttttaattcTTAAGAGAAACAAAATAGCATGTTTGAGAGACCAACATAAAGATTTTGAGAGACACCGTGAAGGACATTGAAATTATAAATATAGGTGTAGTCATCCAATTATGTAGACATTAGCACATTACTCTTTATACTAAATTTCGAGTTCTTCATAGACTTTGTGGTATCATCTCTCCTCACTCACTGATTTGTGCGTCAGAGTGTTTTCTATAGATACACATCCTACCATGTTAACTTGTTCTGTTGCGCAAGTAAAATCAATCATGGCTATGAACCACCACCAAAAGCAAGGAGATCCAGACAATTTCATATTTAGAAGAATAAATTCATTAGATGTTTGCATTAAACATTTTTACATGCAATGTTTATTAATCTCCTTTCCAAAGGCCAATATATATACACCGACAAGGTTTAGCACAACTGATAGATAATTTAGCTTTTTAAGCATATGGTTCATAGTCCGATTCATGAGCGGTGTGTGTATACATAAGGATTTGTTGGAAAATAGTTACTTATTTAACGTAATCTTTGAAGCTCGAGTGAGAATATGTTTGGAAAATCAAATGCTTACATACAGAATGGTTAGTGTTAAAAAGTTAATTACAATAATCAAAGTTAAAAAGAGGTTTATATAATCAGTAAATATCCATTAAATAGTGGGTTTTTGATAAACTCACAATTATTTTCTCTATTATTTAATTTCTaccattttttcttctttacccgtaggggtggaaataggtcagGCGGCTCGTTAGGGGCCTATGACTCGGCTTGTCGGAGGCTCGGCCCGGCCTGACTCGTTTATTAAAAAGCccaggcttaggctttttaaaagatttgtttaaCCAAAAAGGTCAGACCCAAACAATTTAAAAAGTCTATTTGGCCTGATAGGCCGACCGGCCGACctacttatatattattattattttttcagtgtaattttttttttaaaattaatgtaTACTTTGTATAAAATAAAACCCTATGTCCCTACCCTAACCTAGATTAGAAACGTTTCAGACATATGCAGCATAGCACATCCTCAGCCACACAGGACGCAGGTTGCAGCCAGCCACCATTGCCGGTCTACCTGCCATAGCACATCCTTTGGGATTGAGACttattattgtttttatttctatgtttaaGACTTTAGACATATTGTTATTAAACAATTTGttcatgtttatttttatttatgtttgtTTTAAAATGCAATGATACAGGTTTGGTTTTTGAAATACAATGATACAGGTTTAGTTTTTGAATGTAATGATACAAGTGTTTTTATTTGATAAGAAAGTGCAATGATTTATAAAAGACTTCTTAACCCACCAGCCTAATGAccttcttttgataaaattgtctgttaaataggcttttGAGCAGGCTTGTAGGTCAGGCATGACCAAGCcataaaatttggcctattgataAGCTACAGACCACGAAAAGAGAATGAAGGCCATGCCTAGGCCACACAAAATTTGGCTCGACTCAGCCTATTTCCACCCTTATTTACCTGTAatattctcatttctctttcttttaccTTTATGTCT from Lotus japonicus ecotype B-129 chromosome 2, LjGifu_v1.2 includes:
- the LOC130740883 gene encoding lysine-rich arabinogalactan protein 18-like yields the protein MDRNSVLSLALICIVVAGVGGQSPAASPTTTPAVTTTPPATAPSTQPKPTTPAPVASPKPSSPASPASSPNAATVTPVSAPLASPPSKAAAAPAPVAKAPASTPPAAVPVSSPPPAPVPVASPPAPVPVSSPPAPAPTTPAPAVTPTAEVPAPAPSKSKKKVKKGKKHGAPAPSPLLGPPAPPVGAPGPDDALSPGPTAVAADESGAETIRYLKMVVGSLALGLAVLMF